TCTACATATGCACTTGATACCTCTATAATATCTTTTATTGTACAAattaccataaaaatatatagcaaAATAATGTAAGTTCAGGTTAGAgatattatatatagagtaAATGAACTAATGAAGACTTCATTTCTGAGTgattggaagaaaataaattatttttaaaaaatgtaaaattgacTAAACAAGAGGAATTCTTAGATATATGCTCCGGCAGAGagtttatatgtatatttgtattCAGTGGTGGTACAACAACCactatttaaattcataattagaaaatactaatttattttattatagtgcGATTTAGTTCACAATACGAATTTGAAAACACGGAGTGAaccaaaatattattataatgaattaaatatttcacgaagtaaatatttcattttaaattatagggAACtaatgttagagtttgtatactagaaatcacgtttcgagtgattgaatactgtaaaactcttattttattttccaataaataaaacagattatttttgtcataatgttgttatgttttacatttaatggatgttaatacatgtttaaatgtataagttaacttaacaaagtctaagtctttgttttagtagaccggttgtgggcgtcgtccactttaagataacacggtcagttctaaacaaagaaaaagatgaatttcacaacctagatgaaatttgactatccatcgcgaaaggttgcaatgtcagtccgcatatttctaagccttgctgaaataagatgacattgatgtggtatagcactgaacggatctaacagcaaaaCTTGTCattgggctatctactgaaaggcgaggtcttgataatatttgtttcttaatcaatgtaggttagcattgagtatacggtattgattatgcactactttgacttatcaaatgatgcgggtttttcgtaacccaattatcctgatatattgggtagtggtgatcaatatctagcggtgctaggattgctattatattgaatcgtgcacgaggagagtctcgtttgataatgtcttcaagaggagcgcgaaacaaggttttattattcggaacctagctagttggagtttgattactctatgaataataaataagcgtttcatgctaagtccactcttcgaattaataagaagttaattaattaagtcaatagcagacattaattaattaatggacattttaatcttaagcgcgggaaatgaaagttaaacggaaacccggattacttgtaatttcggatttggatggggagagttcaatattacttctgtagtggctgctcgtaatattccaattataacttatattaaattgtgggttcaatttaattagtaaaaagtaaattggatgagcccatatccaaaacatttcatagatccctgtctgggcccaaaaggaacttaatataaataggagaataaaggagacagaaataacacaatttcattatttgtaattttcgaaaatttcagtttctcccagtaggaattttcgaattccactcctattcccaaaaggatttctttgtcttctttatttaagtcctgaAAGTATTacagtaagatcagcccacactgatattgggataaagttcgggaaccagagagaagatttgtggtctagtactcaaatcatcacgtggagaagaagctagccatcttcaattctttgagaattaattaggtatttttctccttccgtagaaaagcatgttttaggtttcaatattcttaaagcatgattaattcaagttatgagcatgatacatgtgataattacgcgaatagattttgtctaaataatctgctaaatagatctgattattatgtgattgatttatgtgagcgcttccgctgccagcaCCTTCAACTAAATCGTCCTATAGTGGACTAAAATCGTTcttataatgaactaaattagTGTTctttaattatagatttaaGATTAGGTATACTTTGCTCAAGTTGGTGAGCCGTGTGAAGGGAAACCTTCCCGCACGGTTCGGAGAGCACTGAATTAGAATGAGAGGTTCACCACCACATCATTGCATGCAAGGGGAGCTCGCTCGATTCGCAGATTGGTCCGACTCGTAATTCACTTCTGACCCCGTGTTCGATAGCCCGACCGTAGTGATGTTAATTGTGGTTACATTCATAAGTAGCTTGGTCCatctttattctatttcataTATTGGTGTTGGTGTTTATGCCGATTTAAACTATCTTAATCGATTTGTTTGTGGagaaattcaataaaatctcGAGATTTATCAGATTGTTTATAAAGCAATCCGAATAAATTTCTATGAGTcatagtattagttttttgTGTTATTGTTTTACACTTTCGTCTGTTGGACCCTGCTTTACTTATTCCATGAGTCATAGTATATGTTTTTAAGCATGTTTCGTTTAGTCTATATTAGCTTtctaatgaaaatgaaattgaatctgTATCTTCTGTAACGTATTTTAGTTTCAATGGTCATAAGTATATATGTATGGAATTCTTATCCTTTTTCTAGTTGTTTGAGTCTTAACTGATGCTGGTTGAGAAACCTATTGgataaaaaattacactattgttttttcaaatctggattttttaaaagatttttattagggtttatgaattaatacttgtttatattttttttcctagaTCTGTGATttagtttttcatttatttggtTAAAGTAGCCTTTGTTATCTTAAGCTACATGTTATCACATATAACTCTTTGTTTATTGTTTTGCTGCAGATCTAGTAATATGGGTAAGGAAAAGATTCATATCAGTATTGTGGTCATTGGCCATGTCGACTCTGGGAAGTCGACCACCACTGGACATCTCATCTACAAGCTTGGTGGTATTGACAAGCGTGTGATTGAGAGGTTTGAGAAGGAAGCTGCTGAGATGAACAAGAGGTCGTTCAAGTATGCGTGGGTTCTTGACAAGCTCAAGGCTGAGCGTGAACGTGGTATCACCATTGATATCGCTCTCTGGAAGTTCGAGACTACCAAGTACTACTGCACCGTCATTGATGCTCCTGGACATCGCGATTTCATCAAGAACATGATTACAGGAACCTCTCAGGCTGATTGTGCTGTGCTCATCATCGATTCCACCACCGGTGGTTTTGAAGCTGGTATCTCCAAGGATGGACAGACCCGTGAGCACGCTCTTCTGGCTTTTACTCTTGGTGTGAAGCAGATGATCTGTTGCTGTAACAAGGTAAATCATTGCATATTCTCTTTCGTTCCATGTATTCCTTAagttatgtgttatttgtaGTTATACTGTATGCTCACTGCTTGTCTTCTATTTGAATGTGATGCTCCTTGATTTACCTTCCTGTGTGATGGATGTTTGGTAAATCAAAATGAGGAGTGGTCCTTCATTATAGACAGCttattgtgaatattttggataGTTCAATTTGGGAGAGCCCACCTGATTCAGGGTGGTAGCTACGGGTTCGAATCCCGTCAGTCCATTTGTTtgtatagtattatattatatgctCTTTCTATTATGCCTGcgttatatattttttctatcattgttaattttatctgTTAATTGTTAAAGGATTAGAATATCTAGTTATTGGCGtatataatgttattttatcttaaatgCTTTCTCCTGTGTTTGGTGCAAGATTTTATTACTTATTCTTGCTTAGCCTAATGatgttactactatttttttgtggcAATAGCCCTAGATATAAAACTGTTACCTGGTACtgttattcacattttatttgtattttgttagATGGATGCTACCACTCCTAAATACTCCAAGGCAAGGTATGACGAAATCATCAAGGAAGTCTCTTCCTACCTGAAGAAGGTTGGTTACAACCCTGAGAAGATCCCGTTTGTGCCCATCTCTGGATTTGAGGGTGACAATATGATTGAGAGGTCGACCAACCTTGACTGGTACAAGGGCCCAACTCTTCTAGAGGCTCTTGATGCTGTCCAGGAGCCAAAGAGGCCCTCAGACAAGCCTCTCCGTCTCCCACTTCAGGATGTCTACAAGATTGGTGGTATTGGAACTGTGCCAGTCGGAAGAGTTGAGACCGGTGTCATCAAACCTGGTATGGTTGTCACCTTCGGACCAACTGGGCTTACCACTGAGGTCAAGTCTGTTGAGATGCACCACGAGGCCCTCCAGGAAGCTCTCCCAGGTGACAATGTTGGCTTCAACGTCAAGAACGTTGCTGTGAAGGATCTGAAGCGTGGTTTTGTTGCATCGAACTCCAAGGATGACCCTGCCAAGGAGGCTGCAAACTTCACTTCCCAGGTCATCATCATGAACCACCCTGGTCAGATTGGAAATGGTTATGCTCCAGTCCTCGATTgccacacttcacacattGCTGTGAAGTTTTCTGAGCTCATGACCAAGATTGACAGACGATCTGGAAAGGAGCTTGAGAAGGAGCCTAAGTTTTTGAAGAATGGTGATGCCGGTATGGTTAAGATGATTCCGACCAAGCCCATGGTTGTGGAGACATTCTCTCAGTACCCGCCTCTTGGAAGGTTTGCTGTTAGGGACATGCGTCAGACTGTTGCTGTTGGTGTGATCAAGAGTGTGGAGAAGAAGGACCCATCAGGAGCCAAGGTGACCAAGGCAGCTGCGAAGAAGGGTGCCAAGTGAACTACGTTCACTCCACATATCAtctctcattttatttcttacaaGAACCTCGTATTTTATGTTGGTCTTAAAACTACCtgtcttttaatttcagtgtTTTGGTATTTGTCGTGCGATTTTTGCTCCCAGAATTGGATTCTGGATCGCCGATGGCGTATGTTCGTATGACTTTactttttgtgtttttatagTATCATCACTTCTTGCGTTTCTGTTAtgcttatttaaattatgtttttttaaagcTTTTCTTTTGATAATCTTGAATATGCTCTTTTGCTGGccgtttattatattttctccttttGCTTACTCGCCTTCTTGTCATCTGGCGCTTTATTGGTATTGCTAGTAATTGTTAATTTACTAGAGTTGCTGGAGTGCTGCGCTCCATGGGAATTGTTAATTGTTTGATTCTCCTATTGCCTATTTTCCCACTGCTTCCCTTGCCTTT
The Salvia hispanica cultivar TCC Black 2014 unplaced genomic scaffold, UniMelb_Shisp_WGS_1.0 HiC_scaffold_24, whole genome shotgun sequence genome window above contains:
- the LOC125198760 gene encoding elongation factor 1-alpha, whose product is MGKEKIHISIVVIGHVDSGKSTTTGHLIYKLGGIDKRVIERFEKEAAEMNKRSFKYAWVLDKLKAERERGITIDIALWKFETTKYYCTVIDAPGHRDFIKNMITGTSQADCAVLIIDSTTGGFEAGISKDGQTREHALLAFTLGVKQMICCCNKMDATTPKYSKARYDEIIKEVSSYLKKVGYNPEKIPFVPISGFEGDNMIERSTNLDWYKGPTLLEALDAVQEPKRPSDKPLRLPLQDVYKIGGIGTVPVGRVETGVIKPGMVVTFGPTGLTTEVKSVEMHHEALQEALPGDNVGFNVKNVAVKDLKRGFVASNSKDDPAKEAANFTSQVIIMNHPGQIGNGYAPVLDCHTSHIAVKFSELMTKIDRRSGKELEKEPKFLKNGDAGMVKMIPTKPMVVETFSQYPPLGRFAVRDMRQTVAVGVIKSVEKKDPSGAKVTKAAAKKGAK